From Piscinibacter gummiphilus:
GCAACCCCATCCTCGTGACCGCACTCAACCCGCTGATCGGCTACGAGCGTGCGGCCGAGATCGCCAAGCAGGCTTACCGCGAGGGGCGGCCGGTCCTCGACGTGGCCGACGAGAAGACCGACCTGGGGCGCGAGCGCCTCACTCAGTTGCTCAACCCGGAGAAGCTCACCGGGTCAGACTGACGGAGCAGGCGGAACGGCGATTGCCGCATCCAGCTTTTCACGCATGGAGCACCGCATGAACCGCAACACCGAATCAGCCGAACAGCGCATCGACGTGCAGCGCAGCGACGACCTGGCGCAATGGGCGCAAAAGCTCGACGCCTCTGAAGCGCAGATCAAGGAGGCCGTGCAGGCCGTCGGAAGCCGCGCCTCGGACGTGGAGGAACACCTCAAGGGCAGCCGCAGCACCACCAATGCCGAACGCACGAAGCAGGCGCTGAAGCCCGGCTCCGAGCGGCCCCGCTGATCCTTTGCGAAAATGCGGGCCCTGCGCCACCGACGGCGCAGCCTCCCGCATGGCTGCACACGAAACTTCTCCCTGGCGCTTGTCCGTCGCCCCGATGATGGACTGGACGGATCGGCATTGCCGCTACTTCCACCGCCTCATCACCCGCCACACCCGCCTGTACACCGAGATGGTGACCACCGGCGCACTGCTGCATGGCGACGTACCCCGCCACCTCGATTTCAACCCCGAGGAGCACCCCGTCGCGCTGCAGCTGGGGGGCAGCGAGCCCGATGACCTCGCCAAGTGCGCGAAGCTCGCGCAGACCTGGGGCTACGAGGAGGTCAACCTCAACTGCGGCTGCCCGAGCGAGCGTGTGCAGCGTGGCGCCTTCGGCGCCTGCCTGATGAACGAGCCCCAGCTGGTGGCCGACTGCGTGAAGGCAATGCGCGATGCGGTCACGATCCCGGTGACGGTGAAGCACCGCATCGGCATCGACCAGAGCGAGAGCTACGGCTTCGTGAGCGACTTCATCGGCACGGTGGCCGCGGCCGGGTGCGAGGTGTTCGTCGTGCATGCGCGCAACGCCTGGCTCAAGGGCCTCTCGCCGAAGGAGAACCGTGAGATTCCGCCGCTGCGCTACGAGGTCGTGCACCGGCTCAAGCGCGACTTCCCGTCGCTCACCATCGTGCTCAACGGCGGTCTCGAGACCCACGAGCAGATCGACGAGCAACTCGCGCATCTCGACGGCGTGATGCTCGGGCGCGAGGCCTATCACAACCCCTGGCTCATGGCTGATTGGGACGAGCGCTACTTCGGCGCGGCGGCGCAGACGCTCACCCGCAGCGAAGCGGAGGGGCGCATGGTGGCCTACATGAGCCGCCTGCAGGCGGCCGGGGTGCCGTGGTCACATGCGTCACGCCACATGCTCGGTTTGTGGAACGGCACGCCCGGCGCGCGCAAGTGGCGCCAGGTGTGGTCGGATCACAAGCTCAAGGGCGAAGCGCCAGAGCGTGTGTCAGACCTCGCGCACCGGCGCAGCGCGGCCGTCTCGGTCGCGGCCTGAAGGCCAGGTCGCGAGCACCACGCCCACGAGGGCCAGCGCAAACGCGCCGACCTGCAGCCCGTCGAAACGCTCGCCGAGGAAGAGCACGCCCACGAGCGCCGTGCTCACCGGCAGGAACACGGTGAACACGCCGGCCGACGAGGCCTGCACATGCTTGAGCCCCGTCATCCACAGCCACACCGTGACCATGCTGGCCGCGAGCGAATAGAAGACGAGCAGCGTCCATGACGGCATGGCGACCGCGCTGAAGTCGAAGCGCCAGGCCTGCCAGACGCCGAAGGGCGTCACGAGCGCGAGGCCCCACAGGTTCACGAGGGCGCTGATGCGCTTGGCCGAGACCTTGCCGGTGAGCTTCTTGCCGATCACCACGTAGCTGGCCTCGCAAGCCACGGCGCAGAAGAGCAACGCGTTGCCGAGCAGCGAGGTGCTGCCGCCGCCTTCATGCTTGACCAGCGACACGAGCGCGATGCCACCCACAGCGCAGGCAATGCCACCTGCCACCTGCGCGGTGATGCGCTCGCGCAGGGCCACCCACGACATCAGCGCCACCATCGCCGGAATGGCCGCCATGATCACGCCCGCCGCCAGCGCCGACGTCATCGACACACCGAAAAGCATGCACACCGAGAATAGGAAGTTGCCGAAGAAGGACTCGAAGAAGAGCAGGGTGCGGTCATGCCGGCTCAGCGGCGCCTCGTCGGGCGCGCGCCTGACCCAGGAGGCCATCGCGACGGCCGCGATGCCGAAGCGCAACCAGGCGAGCAGGAAGACCGGGAACACGATCACCAGCGTCTTCGACAGCGCGACATAGCTGCCCACGAGCGCCATCGAGCTGGCGAGGAAAAGGTAGGCGAGAACGGGAGGGCGGTGCGTCATGAGGCCGCGATGATGCGGCATCAACCGTCGATGCGCAGCCAGGTGGTCTTGAGTTCGGTGTACTTGTCGAACGCATGCAGCGACTTGTCGCGCCCGTTGCCGCTCTGCTTGTAGCCGCCAAAGGGCACGGTGATGTCGTCTTCGTCGTACTGGTTCACGTGCACGGTGCCGGCACGCAGCGCCCGGGCCACGCGGTGCGCGCGGTTGAGGTTGCTGCTCCAGACGCTCGCTTGCAGGCCGTAGGTGGAGTCGTTGGCCATCGCGATGGCTTCTTCCTCGGTCTTGAAGCGGATGACCGAGAGCACCGGGCCGAAGATCTCGTCGCGGGCGATCCTCATGCCGTTGGCGACGCCGTCGAAGACCGTGGGCTGCACGTAGAAGCCGCCCGTCTCGGCACGGGCCCGCTCGCCGCCCGCGACGAGCTTCGCGCCTTCCTGGCGGCCGGCCTCTATGTAGCCGAGCACGGTCTTGAGCTGCGTGTCGTCGACGAGCGCGCCCATTTCGGTCTTCGCATCAAGCGGGTCGGCCGGTTGGTGGGCGGGCGCGGTGGCGGCGACGACCTTCACGAAGTCGTCGGCAATGCTCTCGTGCACGAACACGCGCGAGGGCGCGTTGCACGACTCGCCCTGGTTGAAGAACATGCTGCCGGCGACCGTCTTGGCGGCGCGCGCGAGGTCGTCGAAGTCGGGAAAGACGACGAAGGCCGACTTGCCGCCGAGCTCGTTGTAGACGCGCTTGAGGTTGCTGCGGCCCGCGTACTCGAGCATCTTTCGGCCCACGCGCGTGGAGCCGGTGAAGCCGATGGCATCGACCTCCATGTGCAGCGCGAGGGCTTCGCCCGCCTCGTGGCCGTAGCCGGGCACGACGTTGAACACCCCCTCCGGCAAGCCCGCTTCGATGGCCAGCTCGGCCAGCCGCAGTGCGGTGAGCGGCGATTTCTCGCTCGGCTTGAGCACCACCGAATTGCCCGCCGCGAGCGCCGGCCCGAGCTTCCAGGCGGCCATGATCATGGGGTAGTTCCAGGGCACGATGGTGCCGATCACGCCCATCGGCTCGCGCGTGATGAGGGCGAGCGAGTTGTGCGGCGTGGGCGCGATCTCGTCGTAGACCTTGTCGATGGCCTCGCCGTACCAGCCGATGCAGCGCACGGCGAGCGTCACGTCGACCGACAGGCTGTACTGGATGGGCTTGCCCATGTCGAGCGTCTCCAGCAGCGCGAGTTCTTCGCGGGCCGCGTGGATCTTCTCGGCGAAACGCATCAACACCTGCTTGCGCGCGGCCGGCGCCTGGCGGGCCCAGCGGCCATCGGCGAAGGCCTTGCGCGCGCTGGCGACGGCGTGGTCGACGTCGGCCTCGCGGCTGCGGGCGACCTGCGTCAGCGTGCGGCCGTCGATGGGTGAGATGCAGGCGAAGGTTTCGCCGTCGGCGGCGGCGATGCGCTGGCCATCGATGAACGCCCGGCCATCGAGCCGCACCTGGGCGGCACGGGCATGCCAGTCGGGCAGGGGGGTGTTCATCGGTCGACCTCGCCTTTCACTTCAGAAGCTCACAACGACACCGAGGCCGATCAGGTGGTTGGTCTTCTTGTAGCCGCCGTTCTTCGCATCGAGGAACACGGCTTCGGTGGCGCGGTCGAGACGGTACTCCGCCTTCAGCGTGGTGTTGAGGTTGAAGAGGTAGCCCACGCCGAGCGAGAGGGCAAATCGGTTCGCTCCGTTGCTGCAACCTTCGGTGGCGGGGAAAACCAAGCAGTCAAGTGTGCCATCCGGACCAATGCCGTTACGGTCGTCTGAGGTGGTGTAGCCGAGCAAGCCGCCGCCGTTCTTTCGATTGTTGAGATAGTCCATGCGCATGATGCCCTCGAAGCGAGGTGTGAACTTGTGCGCCACGAGGGTTGAGAGTCCCCACCATTGGGCATCGCGTAGGTCATTGGTCACCGGATCGACTGTGACGGCGGCATTGCGCTGCATACCGTAGGTAACCTGGGCCTGCGCCGTCCAGTCACCGCGGATGAAGTAGGCGTCGAACTCAAATAGATTCACTGTTGAGTCTCGTTGCGGAACTGGTTCACCGAGGATATCGACGACGTTCTCGGTGAGGTTGGCCGCCTTGCCATGCACGCCCGCAAAACCGAAGCCCTGGAACTCGCCGCGCGAGTAGTCCACGCGGTAGGCAAACACCGGCGAGCGCTCGCGCTGGTCGCGCGTGCTCTTGTTCATGTTGGCGATCACCGCCTTGTAGATCCACTTGCCGCGAGTGATGTCGAACCCGGCGCCGGTGTACGCGGTGGGCAGCGTGAAGTCGAAGAGCAGGTTGTGGGTGATCAGCTTGTTGAGCGTGGGCTGCAGGTACTCGTAGCCCGACCAGTCGGGGATCTGCCCAGCGATGAAACGCGTCTGCAGGTCACTCAGCGGGATCGAGACCGTGGCCTCGTGCACCGGCGAGTTGCCGTCAAACACCGAGCCCACGCCGCGGTTGGGCGCGAGCGTGAAGCGCCACTTGGTGCCGCCTTCCAGTTCCTTCTGGAAGTCGAGGATGGCCATGCCGAAGTAGGAGTTGTCGTAGTTGTAGCCGCCGTCTTCCACCTTGTTCAGGAACTGGAAGCCCGAACGCCGCTGCAGCTTGTTGTAGATGAAGCTCGGGTCCATCTGCCCGCTGATCTTGAGCAGTCTGAAGCCCATCGCTTCTTGCGAATCCTCCAGCGCCTCGGTCTTGATGGCGATGCGGTTGAAGTCGCGCTGCTGCTCCTCGGTCATGCCACCGGAGGCGGGTTTGGCCTCCGCGTCTTTCAGCTTCTTTTCCAGCGCGTCGACCTTCTCCTTGAGCGCACGCTGCTCTCGCCGCAACTCGTCGATGGACTGCGCCTGCACCGCAAGCGGGAAGGCGGCAAGCAAAGCCAGGGGCAGGATCTTCTTCATTGGTTCTCTCCTAGTGGCTGCAGTGAGTTGTCGTCGTCAGGATCGGTAAGCTTCGGCCATCTCGCGCTGCCGCTGGCGTTCGCGGCGCGCGATCAAGAGGCTGGCGAATGCCACGCCGACGGCCACGAAGAGCACGATCAGCGTGGCCACGGCGTTGATGCTCGGGCTCAGGCCCAGGCGGGCGCGCGAGAAGATGACCTGCGGCATGGTGGTGGCACCCGGCCCCGAGAGGAAGGCGGAGACCACCACGTCGTCGAGCGAGAGCGTGAAGGTGAGCAGCCAGGCCGACAGCAGCGACTGCGCGATCATCGGCAGCGTCACCAGCATGAAGACCTGCGCGGGGCGAGCGCCGAGGTCCATGGCTGCTTCTTCGAGCTGCGGGTTGAGGTCTTGCAGACGGGCCTGGATCACGACCGTGGCGTAGGCCATGCCGAGCAGCATGTGGCCAAGCCAGATGGTGAGCATGCCGCGCTCGGGCACGCCGATCAGGCGCTGCACCGAGACCAGCGTGAGCAGCAGCGACAAGCCGATGATGACCTCGGGCATCACCAGCGGCGCGCTCACCATGCCGGTGAAGAGCGTGCGGCCGAAGAAGCGCTTGTACTTGACGAGCGCAAAGGCCGCGAGCGTGCCCAGCACCACCGAGCCGCAGGCGGTGAAGAAGGCGATCTTGAGCGAGAGCCAGAAGCCGGCGAGCAGCTCGTGGTCGTCGGCCAACTGGGCGTACCAGTGCAGCGTGAAGCCGCGCCAGATGTTGGGGACGGGCGAGTCGTTGAACGAATAGATGACGAGTGCCGCGATCGGCAGGTAGAGGAAGAGGTAGCCGGCAGAAAGCCACCCGCGCCCGAACCATTTCTGCATCCCGTTCATCGCCGCGCCTCCTGCGCCTCAGCCTGGTATTTGCTGAAGAGCGCCAGCGGCACGATGATGAGCAGCACCATCACCACGGCCACGGCTGAGGCCATCGGCCAGTCGTTGTTGCTGAACATCTCGTCCCACATCACGCGGCCGATCATGAGCGTCTGCGGGCCGCCGAGCAGCTCGGGCACCACGAGTTCGCCCACGCAGGGGATGAATACGAGCATGCTGCCGGCGATGATCCCGGCCTTCGAGAGCGGCACCGTCACCTTCCAGAACGCGACCCATGCGGTGGCCCCGAGGTCGGCTGCGGCCTCAAGCAGGCGCAGGTCCATCTTGGCGAGATTGGCGTAGAGCGGCAGCACCATGAAGGGCAGGTAGGTGTAGACCATGCCCAGCACGAGCGAGAACGGTGTATGCAGCAGGAGCCCGGGTGTCTGGATGATGCCGAGCGCGGCCAGCAGGTGGTCGAGCCCGAGGCCGGTGATGAGCTGGTGCGCCCAGCCGTGTTCGCTCAGCAGCCCCTTCCAGGCGTAGACGCGCAGCAGCAGCGAGGTCCAGAAGGGCAGCATCACGAGCATCAGCAAGGCGGGCTGCAAGGTGGCCCTGGCCCGGGCCATGAAGTACGCGAAGGGATAGCCGATGACGAGGCACAGCAGCGTGGCCACGCCGGCGTATTTGAGGCTCGCGAGGTAGGTCTTGAAGTAGAGATCGTCTTCGGCAATGAAGAGGTAGTTGCGCAGCTGGATGGCGAACTGCAAGCTGCCGTCCTTGAAGGTGATGAGGTCCTTGAAGTGGACGGCCTCCATCTCCGAGACGCTGATCTTCATGACCACCAGGAAGGGCAGCAGGAAGAAGGTCAGCAGCCACAGATAGGGCGCGCCGATCACCGCGCTGCGGCCCCGTGTGGCCGCATGGGCCAGTGCCTGCAGGCGCGTGGCGAGCTTCATGCGGTGAGCACCACTTGGGCGGTGGGCGACCAGTGCGCCCACACGCTGTCACCCCGCGCGATGGGCAGGTCGCAGTGGCGCTCGGTGTTGCTCTCGCTGACCTTGAGCTGCTTCCCGTTCGCGAGGAGCAGGTGGTAGACGGTGAAGCTGCCGAAGTACGACATGTCTTTCACCGTGCCCTGCAGCTGGTTGTGCGGGCCGTGGGGGCCGGCGGGCGGCGTGGCGTCGAGCCGGATCTTCTCGGGCCGCAGCGCCACCGTGACGGGCATGCCCACCGTGCCCGTGATGCCGTGGCCGACGTAGTGGGTGCAGCCCTCGCAGGTGATGACCACGTGGTCGGGCTCGTCGACGGTGAGCGTGCCGTCCATCAGGTTCACGTTGCCGATGAAGTCGGCCACGAAACGGGTGGCCGGTGTTTCGTACACCTCTTCCGGCGCACCGACCTGCAGCAGGCGGCCTTCGCTCATCACGCCGATGCGGGTGGCCATGGTCATGGCCTCTTCCT
This genomic window contains:
- the dusA gene encoding tRNA dihydrouridine(20/20a) synthase DusA, with protein sequence MAAHETSPWRLSVAPMMDWTDRHCRYFHRLITRHTRLYTEMVTTGALLHGDVPRHLDFNPEEHPVALQLGGSEPDDLAKCAKLAQTWGYEEVNLNCGCPSERVQRGAFGACLMNEPQLVADCVKAMRDAVTIPVTVKHRIGIDQSESYGFVSDFIGTVAAAGCEVFVVHARNAWLKGLSPKENREIPPLRYEVVHRLKRDFPSLTIVLNGGLETHEQIDEQLAHLDGVMLGREAYHNPWLMADWDERYFGAAAQTLTRSEAEGRMVAYMSRLQAAGVPWSHASRHMLGLWNGTPGARKWRQVWSDHKLKGEAPERVSDLAHRRSAAVSVAA
- a CDS encoding DMT family transporter, translating into MTHRPPVLAYLFLASSMALVGSYVALSKTLVIVFPVFLLAWLRFGIAAVAMASWVRRAPDEAPLSRHDRTLLFFESFFGNFLFSVCMLFGVSMTSALAAGVIMAAIPAMVALMSWVALRERITAQVAGGIACAVGGIALVSLVKHEGGGSTSLLGNALLFCAVACEASYVVIGKKLTGKVSAKRISALVNLWGLALVTPFGVWQAWRFDFSAVAMPSWTLLVFYSLAASMVTVWLWMTGLKHVQASSAGVFTVFLPVSTALVGVLFLGERFDGLQVGAFALALVGVVLATWPSGRDRDGRAAPVREV
- a CDS encoding ABC transporter permease → MNGMQKWFGRGWLSAGYLFLYLPIAALVIYSFNDSPVPNIWRGFTLHWYAQLADDHELLAGFWLSLKIAFFTACGSVVLGTLAAFALVKYKRFFGRTLFTGMVSAPLVMPEVIIGLSLLLTLVSVQRLIGVPERGMLTIWLGHMLLGMAYATVVIQARLQDLNPQLEEAAMDLGARPAQVFMLVTLPMIAQSLLSAWLLTFTLSLDDVVVSAFLSGPGATTMPQVIFSRARLGLSPSINAVATLIVLFVAVGVAFASLLIARRERQRQREMAEAYRS
- a CDS encoding DUF3138 family protein — encoded protein: MKKILPLALLAAFPLAVQAQSIDELRREQRALKEKVDALEKKLKDAEAKPASGGMTEEQQRDFNRIAIKTEALEDSQEAMGFRLLKISGQMDPSFIYNKLQRRSGFQFLNKVEDGGYNYDNSYFGMAILDFQKELEGGTKWRFTLAPNRGVGSVFDGNSPVHEATVSIPLSDLQTRFIAGQIPDWSGYEYLQPTLNKLITHNLLFDFTLPTAYTGAGFDITRGKWIYKAVIANMNKSTRDQRERSPVFAYRVDYSRGEFQGFGFAGVHGKAANLTENVVDILGEPVPQRDSTVNLFEFDAYFIRGDWTAQAQVTYGMQRNAAVTVDPVTNDLRDAQWWGLSTLVAHKFTPRFEGIMRMDYLNNRKNGGGLLGYTTSDDRNGIGPDGTLDCLVFPATEGCSNGANRFALSLGVGYLFNLNTTLKAEYRLDRATEAVFLDAKNGGYKKTNHLIGLGVVVSF
- a CDS encoding aldehyde dehydrogenase, yielding MNTPLPDWHARAAQVRLDGRAFIDGQRIAAADGETFACISPIDGRTLTQVARSREADVDHAVASARKAFADGRWARQAPAARKQVLMRFAEKIHAAREELALLETLDMGKPIQYSLSVDVTLAVRCIGWYGEAIDKVYDEIAPTPHNSLALITREPMGVIGTIVPWNYPMIMAAWKLGPALAAGNSVVLKPSEKSPLTALRLAELAIEAGLPEGVFNVVPGYGHEAGEALALHMEVDAIGFTGSTRVGRKMLEYAGRSNLKRVYNELGGKSAFVVFPDFDDLARAAKTVAGSMFFNQGESCNAPSRVFVHESIADDFVKVVAATAPAHQPADPLDAKTEMGALVDDTQLKTVLGYIEAGRQEGAKLVAGGERARAETGGFYVQPTVFDGVANGMRIARDEIFGPVLSVIRFKTEEEAIAMANDSTYGLQASVWSSNLNRAHRVARALRAGTVHVNQYDEDDITVPFGGYKQSGNGRDKSLHAFDKYTELKTTWLRIDG
- a CDS encoding ABC transporter permease yields the protein MKLATRLQALAHAATRGRSAVIGAPYLWLLTFFLLPFLVVMKISVSEMEAVHFKDLITFKDGSLQFAIQLRNYLFIAEDDLYFKTYLASLKYAGVATLLCLVIGYPFAYFMARARATLQPALLMLVMLPFWTSLLLRVYAWKGLLSEHGWAHQLITGLGLDHLLAALGIIQTPGLLLHTPFSLVLGMVYTYLPFMVLPLYANLAKMDLRLLEAAADLGATAWVAFWKVTVPLSKAGIIAGSMLVFIPCVGELVVPELLGGPQTLMIGRVMWDEMFSNNDWPMASAVAVVMVLLIIVPLALFSKYQAEAQEARR
- a CDS encoding DUF3606 domain-containing protein; its protein translation is MNRNTESAEQRIDVQRSDDLAQWAQKLDASEAQIKEAVQAVGSRASDVEEHLKGSRSTTNAERTKQALKPGSERPR